From the genome of Salarias fasciatus chromosome 22, fSalaFa1.1, whole genome shotgun sequence:
AGCATTTTCTTGCTAACAGTCGGTTCAGTCTTCAGTATCAAGTCTTGTTTTAAATCTAAAAGTAAAGCTAACTGTTGCTTCTTCTGTCAATCTTTCCAATCAAATGCGTATTCAGAAAAAATTTTGCAAACCATGTAGtgagcatgttgggccactagttggcgcaTCGCCCAACATGCAGCCAAAGCTTTTCCGTTGGCACCGTCATGTGATCAGGACCTCAGTTTTCCACAGTGCCAGTGACGGCGGACGTTTCCTCCCTGCGGTCGGAGAGCGTGGGAGTGCCGTCCGCCTCCCCGGGGAGCGTGTTCCTCATGCTCCTCGCGGTTCCTCACGGTTCCCCCGCCCTGATCCCTATCTGGGTGACTCCTGGCAGACCCCGCGCCCCctcggcagcgccgcttctttatttgttttaggCCTAATTAAAGCTCCAGTCTCTGGTTCGGAGGCCGACTACTGAGAACTGCACCCTCCATTAACTGCCCCCAGACCTGAACTACATAAGAGGGCAATTTGGTCTCAGCGCAGATCGAGTCCAccactgtttgttttccatcattAAAGTCTGACCTTTGAGACATGAACAGCAGACACATCTGACTCAAGTTTTCTCCAGATTACATCTTTTTGAGAGTTTTCTCCTGCaggttttctgaaacagaagaaCTCAGGACCTGTTCCACGTGTTCTAGTGACGACGGGgaactttcattgtgttcacatgacaacggagtgcggagccactgaaaacacaactttttgaaaaccagTTTGGCGCCAGCGGCTCGTTAGCTTTAccgtttcctttgttttctttctgcactAAAACTTGACTCTCTTCCCGAATCGCCGCCCCTTCGGTTGAATCTCCTCCAGAGTCACATGGTGAGTCTGACGGGTCACTTTCTCCGAGCGAAACAGCCGGAAAGCAGATAGAAACAGTCCCAGAGGGTCTCTGAGGGTCCGAcacgccgccgcccccccaAGGCATCAACATAAAACACTTCTGACGAACAGGATGTGCCCCtctggtgacctttgacctcacgTGGCTCCGCCTGTGTGCGTCCTGCAGGACCGGCCTCGGCGCGGTGCGGCAGTGGACGGTGTTGAGGGGCGATGCTGTCGGGTGTTTGAACCCCCCTCAAGATGGAGCCGGTGAAACGAGACATGGAGCTGCTCAGCAACAGCATGGCCACCTACGCTCACATCAAAGGTAAATAAAAGGTAACGGCGAGGGACCCAACACGAGGCCGGGGACCCCATCGGGGCCCCAGATGGAGAAAAGGCGCTCAGGCGAGGTGGAAAAGGTTCACATGCTAAATCTGATAAAGCATAAATTAACTTCGCTCAGTTAAAAAAGATCCTCAGAAGATAAAGATTGTACACAAACTATAAAAACTGCAAAAGACAAAACTCAGGTTAACATTAGAGTGtattttaaaaagcaaatattttGATTAATTATGACATTTTTTACTTATTGTGAAAACTAAAATACAAAACTTAATTAGTTCTGattaattaaattcaatttacatgaaaaaactaaattcagtattaaaaaaagctaataaaaatTTAAACTTACTGTTAtgtttaaaacaatgaaaacatgttaACAGCTCTGTATAAAAGGTAGCTTAGAAACAAAATTGAAATTAGCCTGAAAACAAAATTGACATTTgcagtgaaatataaaaattCCCCATGAAGTTAGAAATATTGAGTTagttttataaaaacaaaattcagaTTAGCATTGACGTATGAGACTCAGCAGGAAAACAACGTAATAGTTACCTTAGcataaaaactgaatttctacTGAATCATAAAATTCAATCAGCATTTAAAAAGTTGGTTTAACAAGTTAAAAATGTAAGCGACTACTGAAGTAAAACTTAGCCGTACAACACAAGTGTAACGTTAACAATAACAAagttaatataaaaatataaaacaagtTTACATTGAAACATAAAAATTTGCATGAAATCACAACCGTCAAGTTTTTACCATAAAACAGGTTAGCAGTGATGTGAGTtagcatgaaaacacagcgccgctaaaatcagtcaaaaacacacaaattctGTTCAACTATGTCATGGGTGcgggatggaaggacccacgcgcaggcagccaggtggcgctcagaaagtcctttatttgcaGGAACAGGAACGCAGGGATACAGGAACGCAGGGATACAGGAACGGAGGGATACATGAACGCAGGGATACAGGAACGGAGGATTCAGGAACAGGAACGCAGGGATACAGGAACGCAGGGATACAGGAACGCAGGGATACAGGAACGCAGGGATGCAGGAACGGAGGATTCAGGAACAGGAACGCAGGGATACAGGAACGCAGGATTCAGGAAGGAGTTGGGGCgggccaggacacacacagggaaccaacgagacacaccaggagagcagggctTATACATAGGGACAGGTGCAACCCATTAGGGCGGTAACGAGGGAGGctgaacatgagggcagacaaacaaaacagggcccgagcgcccccacatggccgcaggggcacagggtgtgacagtacccccctctCAACGTGCGCCTCCTGGCACACAACGAGGCCACCATCccgggcaggggggggggggggcacacaggACGGGacggaaaccagacagactcagactcgaacagggacggggacgggctGGAACTGCACGCTAGCAGCAACAGGAACAGGATCGTTAatcgttagcattagcatcggagCTACACTAAGTTAGCCTATGTTTCTGGAACAGTATCGGAGTGTGTGAGTTTGATGggttgaatgtgtgtttttcagcgAACCCAGAGAGCTTCGCGCTCTACTTCATGATGGGCGTCTGCTTCGGCCTGCTGATGGCGCTCTGCCTCCTGGTGGCCAGCATCACCTGCAGGGCCCGCCGGCCCCGCGGGGCGCCGCCGTCCCCGGAGAGGAGGCAGCTGAAGGAGTCcagcgaggaggacgaggacgaggacgaggacgaggaggacgaagaggaggcgGCAGCGGTGGTGGAGTGGCGCCCTCCGGCGGACGGAACCCTGCGGAGCGTCAACGTGTTCTCCTCCGCCGAAGAGCTGGAGAAGGCACGGCGGCTGGAGGAGCGCGAGCGCATCGTCAGGGAGATCTGGAGGAACGGGCAACCGGACGTCCTGTTCACCGGAACCGGAACCATCGGACGAGGAACCGTCGGACCGGGAACCCTGGAGCGAGGCCAGCGCCACTGAGGCCGGCTCACGAGCCACGGCTCCCGGAAGCTAGCGGCTGCAGTACCGCCGGGCGTCTGACGGGGGCAATGCTGAGGGTTCCTCCAGCGGCGTGTGACGCCAACTCTTCTTCTTGAGTCTTAAATGAGCgcggcgccctctggtggacgtAGGAAGAGAGAACCTGCTCCTGGTTTCCCCCTTTGCGTAAAAGActggtttttgtgtttcactCAGCTTTTGAGTGAAATTCCTCACAGCTTCTGACATTTGTTTTCCAAATAGAAATACGTTAAaggaacatgttttttttctcattcagtGAGATGCCACTGAGAACATGTCGACGGTGACTCAGAGTAACAGAGAGaacagacttcctgtttctgtagTCACTGACATGTAGTTTCAATTACTTCAGCATTTTTTACTTGTTTCgccattttaatttttttttttacagtcgttatcttaactttttttttttctgaaaaaagaaTGTTTGCAGCCTTTTTCGTTGCTTGAGCTGCTTCTTTGGCTGTTTTGACTCTTAAAGGCGTTTTGCTCAATCTTCTGTTTCTAGCAGTGTCCAGGTTTTCACCTTCATCCTAGGGTTTCAGTTATTTTACCTCTAAAGCCAAGAGGCCAGAGTCCGTTTGTCAGAATGACATTTATATGTCAATAAATCATTTAGAGAAAGCTTCAGGGAGCAGAACCCGACCCCGGCCTGATACTGATGGATGGAATTGATGGGTAGGGAGTCGTAGCGAGGCGGGCGGAGGTTATAGATCCAGTCATCTGACCCCCTCTAAACTATCACTCCTCTGAAGTACTTCTGATATCCTAATAAGAATTTGTTTTGAATAAGACGGTTTGAGGTCTGCTCCTGGAGATAATCACTTCTAATCTAACGCTGCCCCCGATGGCTCCCGGCGGAACTGCAGCGTTTGGTCTGGAAGCGTTCTGTTCATCTGAAGACGTAAAGACGACGAAGTCGTCCAGACTAACttcttaaaaacatttttttggggaTGATGAAGCCACGAATCTGAGATTGAAAAGGAGTGACTTCTCCAAAACGtcaaaatgaatcaaaaccTTCTGTCAAAGGAATAAAATTCAATGtaatttccatttattctcCTACTAACAGGAGTCTCGACTCAGTCGGTCCATCGGTGATCAATATGTTCGGTCTGATCAGTGTCTCACGTTGCATTTCTTCCCTTCATCTTTTCTCATCTATTTATTGACTTTTGGACTCTTGGGGCTTCCATCCTGTTTCAATGCTTGTGGATATTTGTCTTTACTAACTGCTGGAATGTGAAGAATTAAACCACTGTGGTTTTTAAGCTGTATTTCCAGTCATTGTCACGGCGGTGCGCTGGTCTGGACAGCGTGGAGGAACCCAGGTTTGAGTCCTGGTTCTGGTATAAAGGGCAGGATGTGTGAAATGATGGCTGGACAACAGGATGTAATCACTGCGGTGCAGCTCAGGAGACGCAACTCTTCCGTCCAAATTAAttggtgaaaatgaaaatctttGATTTTACTCTCAGCTGTTTCTTCACGGCTTCAGGAGATGCAGAATGTTCCCATGGGTCCAACGTTTTCTGGGTCCAGAAAGTAAAAGTCAGAGGGAGAATATAAACTAGCTCTTATTTTGACTCTGGAATTTTAAAGCAGTGGAATCGGTCTGAGAGCAGATCATCAGGAATCATCAGATTCCCACAGAAAGgctccagcctgtcccagttCGACCCTTTGACCCCGTCACTTCCTCTCCTTCTGTTCCCACATTCATCTCCTGCTGGACTCACATCTGTCCAGACTCTGGGAGTCTGCAGATCTCCCCTCTGCAGGACTTCCTCACTCAGTCCCAGATCCTCTGATATCTACAGCGTTAGTTTGATTTGATGAAATTCAAGTTTTATCCGAAAACCAAGTGTCTTTCCAGCTTCTGCCTGAAAACCATCTGActttaacactgaaaataatgtgggtaaaaaaaaaaaaaaaaccaaagcaggACTCCTGTTTTGAGAAAGCTGGTATGACTAACAGTCTCACAGTTCAAAGGTCACCAACAATTTTGTTCCCTAAAACAATCTATTGCACATTCAAATCTGATGCTCACacttcaatttttatttttattttgcatgtgtTAAAATTCCACGAATGACCCAGtgtatcaaatcaaactttatctttatctttatcGGATTCTCTGATCTATAAAACATTTTTCGTACATAATGTAGCACAAAATGCTTTACAGgataaaaaagctaaaattagCTGATAAAGTCctgtttttcttacattctTAATATGGGGGATAAAATCCAACTCAGAGTCAAAGAGAACGCCCAGGCGTCCGACACACAGACCCCACAGAGCCGGTAACAGTCTCTCCCTCTGGCCTTCAGGACCGATCAACTCCAGTCTCGTTCTGGTCGAGCTGCAGAATATTTACTGCCATCCGTGACTTGATGTCTGAGATACAGTTAGAAAGGGCGTCTACTGTCCCCGAGTCAGCAGGAGACACGGCCATGAACAGCCGAGTATCATCGGCgttgctatggaaactgatgtcATGTCTCCTGATGTCGTCCCCAAGAGGAAGCATGCAAAGATGAAAAagaatgggacctaaaattgagccttggggaaccccaaaactaatttcatgggttcctgaggaacaggtatccatacttacataaaaacatcgacctgtgagaaaagaactgaaccagtgAAGGACAGTCCTATCAGGTTTCCAAGTCTGTTAAACAAGACGTGATGATCGACTATCAGTGGCGGCGCTGAGATCCAGAAGCTCAGAGATGGAAAGTTTCTGAGCGTCTCTATCGCACCTGATGTCAGTACCGTTTGtcctaaaaccagactgatatgtttcaaaaaacatttatcttattttaaaaaaatcaactggATAAAACCTTGTTTCCCTAAATTTTGCATTTAGTTATTAAAAACACTGAGGTCTAAATGACTCTAATGAAACTCTCCAGTATCGTCCTAGGTAAAGCCAACCATTCAGAGGTTTTAAAAATGACCTGCAGCTTTCTTATCGCATCAGTTTTACTCTTGAACTCGTCTACAAACTCTACCTCAGTGTCCCTCACGGTCCTGGGGGACCTTCTGAAAACTTGAGTTCATTAAAAGCTGCATGGTGGACAGTTATGGCGTTCAGACACTCCTTACCTGAGAGTCACTAACGACAGGTGTGGTTGGCGGGAAGATCAACCTCACGTGACCAGGAGATACACAAGTGAAGCCATCTTGAAAGGCATGATGGGAGCAGGCTGAAGAAGTCCGGAAAGCTGAGGTTTGGCTGCCACCAAGTGGACAACAGGAGAAGCACAATGAGACGAGACTCCTGATCAGCCTGATGTTCAGGAAGTGGCACGCTCCCCGTTACATTTTCTTCATATACATTCATttatgtttcaaaaaaaaaccaaaactatgttaaatgagggaaaatgaggggaaaaaacaaaattctaaaaaatattttaaaatactgcTCATCCATGGGCGTTGTGAACTTGAACCAAGACGAATTCTTTGAATATACGGCTTCAGATGAACAGAAAGCTGAAAAGTGTCTGAAGAATTAAGTTTAAAAGCTGAGGCAGCACCGGATCACCAAACTCCCCGAGACGGAGAGTAAATCCAGAACGGGAGGAACTCATCGATACAGAAACCGCTTCATAAAGAGTCAGGAGGCTTCTTCGGTTGTGACGTTAAAAGGCGCGTTGGGGGCGGAGCCACCAGATGCATCAATAGTCCACTGAGCGTAACTCCAGAAAGAGGCAGTGAGCCGCAGAACGAATCACAAGTTCACACTATTTCAATGAACACCGTCTGATTACCGATCCTTACAGATTCACATCCGGTTTCAGGAGATCAGAAGATGGTCGTCaaggccccgtttccatggcaacgcattcaaaatgctctgacttgcagatgaaggaaaacaacTTATAAAACGCAGCTACAGCGAACGCATCTGGAAATCACAACCTGCATGTCGACGTCAGATCACACTCCTGCAGAATGACAGGCGGAGGGAGAAACAGGCGGAGAGACAGGCGGAGgtagagacaggaggagagacaggaggagagagagacaggcggaGAGACAGGCGGAGAGACAGGCGGAGAGAAAGACAGGCGGAGAGACAGGCGgagggagagacaggagagacaggcGGAGGGAGAGACAGGCGGAGGGAGAGACAGGCAAAGCACAGTCCTGTGAAATGAGGCTCAGAGAAGTTCCCTGAATCAAAGAAAGATTTATTGAAAATCAAAAGACGATTACTTCAGAGCTCTGGAGGACAGTAAAAAAGATCTGAGATTAAAGACATGCAGTATGTACAGTGACAcaaacactcctcctcttccccctcctcttcctcctcctcttcctcctccaacagtcGCTTCAGGTCTTCTTTAaattcatcttttcttcttttaatcaaAATCTAAACAGACGTTCTGTGACAGGAAACTGCAGTCAGCTAACCtggtgctgtttttttaaaccgtctacacttaaaaaaatgaaaaacaaccacaaaccaaagagggaacacacacacacacacacacacacacacacacacacacacacacacacacacacacacacacacacacacacacacacacacacacacacacacacacacacacacacacgggaacaTCCAGCGAGGCCACTTCCTGGTCTTAAGCGCTGACCTCCTGAGCCCACGTCTGATTGGTCCCAAGCAGCAAATCAAACTCATGCAgtgacagtgtgtgagtgtgtgtgtcagagtgtgtgtgtgtgtgtgtgtgtgcctctgaaCAGGGACTTTCTAAGGCACGAATGCTTCTTTTCTAGCAGAGAAAACGAACCTTAAGAAAACTAGAGAAACACAGAGCCTCCTGGAGCCAGCATGTCTGAACCAATGAGAGCGGAGTTTCggccgtggccccgccccccttccCCGCCCCCCTTCCCCCGCGCTCAGGGCTTGGCGGCGTCGCCCTTCATGTCCTTGTGCTCGGCCTCCAGGCCGTCGTCGGGCAGCTCGCCCTCCTCGCCGCCCTGGAACATGTCGTGGGTCCACTTGGGGCTGCTGCCGCCCTTCCGGTACACGAAGCGGCCGCGGCGGGCCGGGAAGAGGCCGCGGCCGCGCCCGCGGTTGTCCATCCACGTCTTCTCCCCGTCACGGTCGTCGTGCTGAGCAGAGGACACCGGAAAACGCTACTGTCATGGAGTAACTGGCGAAATGCAGACGTACTGAAAGACGACTGCAACAAACACTTCACAGGGTTCTGAATTATTCTCATTCAGCTTTACTGAACcaattttacacacacacacacacacacacacacacacacacacacacacacacacacacacacacacacagttcgtGGCCTCACCAGGTAGTACTTCCTGCTCTTGGGGGTGTACTCGGGGTCCCACTCCTCCTCGGGGGGGCGCACCGGGGGGTTCATATTGGCCGGGTTCCCATTGCTGTTGTTGCCCGGATAGTTTCCCCGGTTCCAGCCTCGACCTCTGACCCGGGGGAACTGGAACACACGGAGCACAGGTTCAGAGCgccagacacacagacacagacagacgcgcacacacacacgcgcacacacacacaggcccagCTGATGGAGCTCAGGCATTAGTTCAGAGGTGAGTTTCCACAGACTGGAGCTACGTTACCTTCAGGAAACCAGGCAGTGCATGGATTATGTATGATAGAGagtcaccaccaccatcatcatcatcatcatcatcattatcaccatcatcatcatcatccacatTACGCTCCTTAGCATTAGGAGGAAGGAACAGAGCAGAGAAGCGCGGTCTACTGTAACGCCATTAGGACAGAGAATCGCAGGAGATGAGATGTCAGTACCTCAGAGACAAcaaaccacagaagaaggaggaggaagaggaggaggagaggaagagcaggaggagaccaAGGCAGGCACTTACAAATCCGCGGCCTCGGCCGCGCTCCGGGTTGTGGCCCTCGTATTCCCGGGGGCCGCCGTATTCCCGCGGCGGGTAGCGGGCGTGGCCGAAGGCCTCCTCCGGGGGCTCCGGCCCCTCCCCCGGGTAC
Proteins encoded in this window:
- the eva1bb gene encoding eva-1 homolog Bb, producing the protein MEPVKRDMELLSNSMATYAHIKANPESFALYFMMGVCFGLLMALCLLVASITCRARRPRGAPPSPERRQLKESSEEDEDEDEDEEDEEEAAAVVEWRPPADGTLRSVNVFSSAEELEKARRLEERERIVREIWRNGQPDVLFTGTGTIGRGTVGPGTLERGQRH